Proteins from a genomic interval of Caulobacter sp. NIBR1757:
- the efp gene encoding elongation factor P, whose protein sequence is MPKVAASSLRKGSVVDVDGKLYVVLQVENIHPGKGTPVTQLDMRRITDGVKVSERYRTTEQVERAFVDEREHTFLYQDGEGYHFMNPETFDQYVVSPETVGDKGVWLAEGMPVFLSLHEGNPLAIELPARATYEIVETEPAMKGQTASSSYKPAILNNGARIMIPPYIATGTRVVVLLEDGSYYERAKD, encoded by the coding sequence ATGCCCAAGGTTGCCGCCAGCTCGCTGCGCAAAGGTTCGGTCGTCGATGTCGACGGCAAGCTCTACGTCGTCCTGCAGGTGGAGAACATCCACCCCGGCAAGGGCACCCCGGTCACCCAGCTCGACATGCGCCGCATCACCGACGGCGTGAAGGTCTCCGAACGCTACCGCACGACCGAGCAGGTCGAGCGCGCCTTCGTCGACGAACGCGAGCACACCTTCCTGTACCAGGACGGCGAGGGCTACCACTTCATGAACCCCGAGACCTTCGACCAGTACGTGGTCTCGCCGGAAACCGTCGGCGACAAGGGTGTCTGGCTGGCCGAAGGCATGCCCGTCTTCCTGTCGCTGCACGAAGGCAACCCCCTGGCTATCGAACTGCCGGCCCGCGCCACCTACGAGATCGTCGAGACCGAGCCGGCCATGAAGGGCCAGACGGCCTCGTCCTCCTACAAGCCGGCCATCCTCAACAACGGCGCCCGGATCATGATCCCGCCCTACATCGCCACCGGCACCCGCGTCGTCGTCCTGCTCGAAGACGGCAGCTACTACGAGCGCGCCAAGGACTAA
- a CDS encoding VIT domain-containing protein produces the protein MAWRKGWLGLAGLVLAFGIGNAAPAADAAKALNPQLSAEKLGVKGDNADLRIARMDISVEIVGAAAVTTVTATFANPGSIPLEGDFTLDLPAGSLITGYALDVNGQMRPGVLVGQRKAEQAYEATVRRRVDPGIAQVTRNNAFRTHVYPIFPGSGRTIQLTFATPLSADRPYVLPLVTGQPLGEGKIEVTARGVSPPKVTFPDSKVVNIGVSKEGRMTFATTWKAVALDGALTIADALPEQAMTVTHHSSGDDLFDIVDTAPAPKASEPPRSVRVYWDRSLSRRDDDLTRETAFLTRYLSEAKPANIELVTFASDAPVRRGFTSAAEVETALKAVRYNGATSLAGVLERAEPAADVCLLFTDGRITLDAWKAQRLRCTLVTVSTAPDADPARLSALARRSDGFHIDLAGADPAVAVGRLSSLRRVVEDITDASGEPLEAVVLRDEGGAFRIVGLAQPGEVVVKLRGGEARRYQRSVGGIADHDAAGAFWGARAVADADLNDKPDQDRLIALARRYSVATPAAAFIVLETINDYAQAGIDPPESLGKEQLAQYRSMTEGKAAMEQRRQDARLDQVIAMWDAQKVWWKAEHKPVKVKARRRDDADGPASAESAALEAPPPPPPPPAPPPPAPPPPPIAGSDDDGSVGEMVITSARREESIQDSPGGVTGGRVPAAMSRPRPPSGEPDRKVITVEVAAWNPDRPYLQALDAKGADFDTVFAEQQAKHGDLPAFYLDVAEWLFRNDRKAEAIQMALSALDMPQANTATLIIVADRMMRYGDTARGLWLYDRIAWMEPDRPQPHRNLALALIAAADQPGVSPQLRRARYEQAAGLLNKVITTPWSEAYNGIEIISLMEANALVPKLKAVGGKSPLDPRLVALLDVDIRVVLEWNTDASDMDLWVGEPSGETAKYSFPKTAIGGRMSDDMTAGFGPEEYLLRKSPNGQYEIRVHVYRPDTIDPNGSTTVRALLFRSYGRPDQTVERLEIDLAGAKEAGPRMIGKFRVGPRPAKTPAEE, from the coding sequence ATGGCTTGGCGTAAGGGTTGGCTGGGACTGGCGGGGCTGGTTCTGGCGTTCGGCATCGGCAATGCGGCTCCCGCCGCCGATGCGGCCAAGGCGTTGAATCCCCAGCTTTCCGCCGAGAAGCTTGGTGTCAAAGGCGACAACGCCGACCTGCGCATCGCCCGCATGGACATCAGCGTCGAGATCGTCGGCGCCGCTGCCGTAACAACTGTTACGGCCACCTTCGCCAACCCCGGCTCGATCCCGCTGGAAGGCGACTTCACCCTCGACCTGCCGGCCGGATCGCTGATTACCGGCTACGCCCTCGACGTGAACGGCCAGATGCGCCCCGGGGTGCTGGTCGGCCAGCGCAAGGCCGAGCAGGCCTATGAGGCGACCGTCCGCCGCCGGGTCGATCCCGGCATCGCCCAGGTCACCCGCAACAACGCCTTCCGCACCCACGTCTATCCGATCTTCCCGGGGTCCGGCCGCACCATCCAGCTGACGTTCGCGACCCCGCTGTCGGCCGACCGGCCCTATGTCCTGCCGCTGGTCACCGGCCAGCCCCTGGGCGAGGGCAAGATCGAGGTGACCGCGCGCGGCGTGTCGCCGCCGAAGGTGACCTTCCCGGACAGCAAGGTCGTCAACATCGGGGTCAGCAAGGAAGGCCGGATGACCTTCGCCACGACCTGGAAGGCTGTGGCCCTGGACGGCGCCCTGACCATTGCCGACGCCCTGCCCGAACAGGCGATGACCGTCACCCACCACAGCTCGGGCGACGACCTCTTCGACATCGTCGATACCGCGCCGGCCCCCAAGGCTTCCGAGCCGCCGCGCAGCGTCCGTGTCTACTGGGACCGCTCGCTGTCGCGCCGCGACGACGACCTGACCCGCGAGACGGCTTTCCTGACCCGCTATCTGTCAGAGGCCAAACCGGCCAACATCGAACTGGTCACCTTTGCCAGTGACGCCCCGGTCCGCCGCGGCTTCACCTCGGCCGCCGAGGTCGAGACCGCCCTGAAGGCCGTCCGCTACAACGGCGCCACCTCGCTGGCCGGGGTGCTGGAACGGGCCGAGCCGGCCGCCGACGTCTGCCTGCTGTTCACCGACGGCCGCATCACCCTGGACGCCTGGAAGGCCCAGCGGCTGCGCTGCACCCTGGTGACCGTCTCCACCGCGCCGGACGCCGATCCGGCCCGCCTGTCGGCCCTGGCCCGCCGCTCGGACGGCTTCCACATCGACCTCGCCGGCGCCGATCCGGCCGTGGCGGTGGGGCGCCTGTCCAGCCTGCGCCGCGTCGTCGAGGATATCACCGACGCCTCGGGCGAGCCGCTCGAAGCCGTGGTCCTGCGCGACGAGGGTGGCGCCTTCCGCATCGTCGGTCTGGCCCAGCCGGGCGAGGTGGTTGTCAAGCTGCGCGGCGGCGAGGCGCGCCGTTACCAGCGGAGCGTGGGCGGCATCGCCGATCACGACGCGGCCGGCGCCTTCTGGGGCGCCCGCGCCGTCGCCGACGCCGACCTCAACGACAAGCCCGACCAGGACAGGCTGATCGCCCTGGCCCGCCGCTACAGCGTCGCCACCCCGGCCGCCGCCTTCATCGTTCTGGAGACGATCAACGACTATGCCCAGGCCGGCATCGATCCGCCGGAGTCGCTGGGCAAGGAGCAGTTGGCCCAGTACCGCTCGATGACAGAGGGCAAGGCCGCCATGGAGCAGCGCAGGCAGGACGCGCGGCTGGATCAGGTGATCGCCATGTGGGACGCCCAGAAGGTCTGGTGGAAGGCCGAGCACAAGCCCGTCAAGGTCAAGGCCAGGCGTCGCGATGATGCCGATGGGCCGGCCTCCGCGGAGTCCGCGGCGCTCGAGGCCCCGCCGCCGCCGCCGCCGCCGCCGGCGCCTCCTCCCCCCGCGCCACCCCCTCCGCCCATCGCGGGTTCCGACGATGACGGCAGTGTGGGCGAGATGGTGATCACCAGCGCGCGCCGGGAGGAGTCGATCCAGGATTCGCCCGGCGGCGTCACCGGTGGACGAGTTCCCGCCGCTATGAGCCGGCCTCGTCCCCCTTCCGGCGAGCCTGACCGCAAGGTGATCACCGTCGAGGTGGCCGCCTGGAACCCCGACCGGCCCTACCTGCAGGCGCTCGACGCCAAGGGCGCCGACTTCGACACCGTCTTCGCCGAACAACAGGCCAAACACGGCGATCTGCCGGCCTTCTATCTCGACGTCGCTGAGTGGCTGTTCCGCAATGACCGCAAGGCCGAGGCCATCCAGATGGCGCTCAGCGCCCTCGACATGCCGCAGGCCAACACCGCCACCCTGATCATCGTCGCCGACCGGATGATGCGCTATGGCGACACCGCCCGGGGCCTGTGGCTCTACGACCGCATCGCCTGGATGGAGCCGGACCGGCCCCAGCCGCACCGCAACCTGGCCCTGGCCCTCATCGCCGCCGCCGACCAGCCCGGCGTCTCGCCCCAGCTGCGCCGGGCCCGCTATGAGCAAGCGGCCGGCTTGTTGAACAAGGTCATCACCACGCCCTGGAGCGAGGCCTACAACGGCATCGAGATCATCTCGTTGATGGAGGCCAACGCCCTGGTCCCCAAACTCAAGGCCGTCGGCGGCAAGAGCCCGCTCGATCCGCGCCTTGTCGCTTTGCTCGACGTCGATATCCGCGTTGTGCTGGAGTGGAACACCGACGCCTCGGACATGGACCTGTGGGTCGGTGAACCCAGCGGCGAGACGGCCAAGTACAGCTTCCCCAAGACGGCCATCGGCGGCCGCATGTCCGACGATATGACCGCCGGCTTCGGGCCTGAGGAATACCTGCTGCGCAAGTCGCCCAACGGCCAGTACGAGATCCGCGTCCACGTCTACCGGCCCGACACGATCGATCCCAACGGCTCGACCACCGTCCGCGCCCTGCTGTTCAGAAGTTACGGCCGGCCGGACCAGACGGTCGAACGCCTGGAGATCGACCTGGCCGGCGCCAAGGAAGCCGGGCCCCGGATGATCGGCAAGTTCAGGGTCGGGCCGAGGCCGGCGAAGACGCCGGCCGAGGAGTAG
- the epmA gene encoding EF-P lysine aminoacylase EpmA: MTLPSPWWDKDRHADRRPFLIARNRITAAVRGWFGARDFTEVEAAALNVSPGNEAHLHGFATEAITTGGERTRLYLHTSPEFAAKKLLAAGETRIFDLARVWRNRERGPLHSPEFTMLEWYRTGEPYEQLMEDCAGLLKLAAETAGTKAFSFRGLQVDPFAEPERVTVAEALARFAGVDLLSTVEAGGGTDRDGLAAQATAAGVRVADDDTWADVFSRLLVEKVEPRLGVGRATILCEYPISEAALARPKAGDPRVAERFELYACGVELANAFGELTDPAEQRRRFEIEMDEKARVYGERYPIDEELHLALAVMPEACGSALGFDRLVMLATGASRIEQVQWTPVP; this comes from the coding sequence ATGACCCTCCCCTCCCCCTGGTGGGACAAGGACCGCCACGCCGACCGCCGGCCCTTCTTGATCGCCCGTAACCGGATCACCGCCGCCGTGCGCGGATGGTTCGGCGCGCGGGACTTCACCGAGGTGGAGGCGGCGGCGCTGAACGTCTCCCCGGGCAATGAGGCACACCTGCACGGGTTCGCGACGGAGGCCATCACAACAGGGGGCGAGCGGACGAGGCTGTACCTGCACACCTCGCCGGAGTTCGCGGCCAAGAAACTGCTGGCGGCGGGGGAGACGCGGATCTTCGACCTGGCCCGGGTGTGGCGCAATCGCGAGCGGGGGCCGCTGCACAGTCCCGAGTTCACGATGCTGGAGTGGTATCGGACGGGCGAGCCTTACGAGCAGTTGATGGAGGATTGCGCCGGGTTGCTGAAGCTGGCAGCGGAGACGGCGGGGACAAAGGCGTTCTCGTTCCGAGGTTTGCAGGTGGATCCGTTCGCGGAGCCTGAGCGGGTGACGGTGGCGGAGGCGCTGGCTCGGTTCGCGGGAGTCGACCTGCTGAGCACGGTGGAGGCCGGCGGCGGGACGGACCGGGACGGGCTGGCGGCGCAGGCGACGGCGGCCGGGGTGCGGGTGGCGGACGATGATACCTGGGCCGATGTGTTCAGCCGGCTCCTGGTCGAGAAGGTCGAGCCGAGGCTGGGCGTCGGGCGGGCGACGATCCTCTGCGAATACCCCATCAGCGAGGCGGCGCTGGCCCGGCCGAAGGCGGGCGATCCCCGGGTGGCGGAGCGGTTCGAGCTCTATGCCTGCGGGGTGGAGCTGGCCAATGCGTTCGGGGAGCTGACCGACCCGGCCGAGCAGCGGCGGCGGTTCGAGATCGAGATGGACGAGAAGGCGCGGGTCTATGGCGAGCGTTATCCGATCGATGAGGAGCTGCACCTCGCGCTGGCCGTGATGCCGGAGGCCTGCGGCTCGGCGCTGGGGTTTGACCGGCTGGTCATGCTGGCGACAGGGGCGAGCCGGATCGAGCAGGTGCAGTGGACGCCGGTTCCGTGA
- the ppdK gene encoding pyruvate, phosphate dikinase, which produces MTNRWVYSFGGGGAEGDASMKNLLGGKGANLAEMSSLGLPVPPGFTITTEACNSYYAEGRQYPADLAAQVAGGIAHIEKITQKTFGDAANPLLVSVRSGARASMPGMMDTVLNLGLNDATVEGLARLSGDRRFAFDSYRRFIQMYSNVVLGLDHHAFEEILDDHKDRLGVDVDTALTAKDWEAIVAEYKQAVDRELGKPFPQDPQEQLWGAVGAVFQSWMNDRAKFYRRMHDIPESWGTAVNIQSMVFGNLGETSATGVAFTRNPSTGEAALYGEFLINAQGEDVVAGIRTPQSLTKAAREEMGDRNPSMEEALPTVFAEFRDVAARLERHYRDMQDVEFTVEQGRLWMLQTRNGKRTAKAALKVAVDMAGEGLISKEEAVARIDPAALDQLLHPTISPDAVRSVIAKGLPASPGAAVGAIVFSSEDAERRGAAGEAIILVRHETSPEDIKGMHAARGIITARGGMTSHAAVVARGWGIPCVSGAGDIAIDLKNRNFSVRGKVFNEGETVTIDGSTGEVLAGSVKMIEPELTGDFAALMVWADEVRRLKVRANAETPLDAKTARQFGAEGIGLCRTEHMFFDEHRIAAVREMILADDEAGRRAALARIAPFQKADFVELFTIMEGLPVTIRLLDPPLHEFLPHSEEDLAAVAESTGLDPAKLMRRARELHESNPMLGHRGCRLGISFPEIYEMQVRAIIEAACEIAKSGKPAPVPEIMHPLVGKGTEMKFLKDLTDRTAKAVIAEQGVALEYLVGTMIELPRAAIRAGDLAENAEFFSFGTNDLTQTTFGISRDDAGKFLNDYIEKGIFEKDPFVSLDQEGVGDLIRIAAERGRAARPGIKLGICGEHGGDPASIAFCEEVGLDYVSCSPFRVPIARLAAAQAALAKK; this is translated from the coding sequence ATGACGAACCGCTGGGTCTACAGCTTCGGAGGCGGCGGCGCCGAGGGCGACGCTTCGATGAAGAACCTGCTGGGCGGCAAGGGGGCGAATCTCGCCGAAATGTCGTCGCTGGGCCTGCCCGTGCCCCCCGGCTTCACCATCACCACCGAGGCCTGCAACAGCTACTACGCCGAAGGCCGCCAGTACCCGGCCGACCTCGCCGCCCAGGTGGCCGGCGGCATCGCCCATATCGAAAAGATCACCCAGAAGACCTTCGGCGACGCCGCCAACCCGCTGCTGGTCTCGGTCCGCTCGGGCGCCCGCGCCTCGATGCCGGGCATGATGGACACCGTCCTCAACCTCGGCCTCAACGACGCCACCGTCGAAGGTCTGGCCAGGCTGTCCGGCGACCGCCGCTTCGCCTTCGACAGCTACCGCCGCTTCATCCAGATGTACTCGAACGTGGTGCTCGGCCTCGACCACCATGCGTTCGAGGAAATCCTCGACGACCACAAGGACCGCCTCGGCGTCGACGTCGACACCGCCCTGACGGCGAAAGACTGGGAAGCCATCGTCGCCGAATACAAGCAGGCGGTGGACCGGGAACTGGGCAAGCCCTTCCCGCAGGATCCGCAGGAACAGCTGTGGGGCGCGGTCGGCGCCGTCTTCCAGAGCTGGATGAACGACCGGGCCAAGTTCTACCGCCGCATGCACGACATCCCCGAAAGCTGGGGCACGGCGGTCAACATCCAGTCGATGGTGTTCGGCAACCTCGGTGAAACCAGCGCCACCGGCGTCGCCTTCACCCGCAACCCCTCGACCGGCGAGGCGGCTCTCTACGGCGAGTTCCTGATCAACGCCCAGGGCGAGGACGTCGTCGCCGGCATCCGCACGCCGCAAAGCCTGACCAAAGCCGCCCGTGAGGAAATGGGCGACCGCAATCCGTCGATGGAAGAGGCCCTGCCCACCGTCTTCGCCGAATTCCGCGACGTCGCCGCCCGGCTGGAACGCCACTACCGCGACATGCAGGACGTGGAGTTCACCGTCGAGCAGGGCCGGCTGTGGATGCTGCAGACCCGCAACGGCAAGCGTACCGCCAAGGCGGCGCTGAAGGTTGCCGTCGACATGGCCGGTGAGGGCCTGATCAGCAAGGAAGAGGCCGTCGCCCGCATCGACCCGGCCGCCCTCGACCAGCTGCTGCACCCGACCATCTCGCCCGACGCCGTGCGCAGCGTCATCGCCAAGGGCCTGCCCGCCAGCCCGGGCGCCGCCGTCGGCGCCATCGTCTTCTCCTCGGAGGATGCCGAGCGTCGCGGCGCGGCCGGCGAGGCCATCATCCTGGTCCGCCACGAAACTTCGCCTGAAGACATCAAGGGCATGCACGCCGCCCGCGGCATCATCACCGCCCGCGGCGGCATGACCAGCCACGCGGCTGTGGTCGCCCGCGGATGGGGCATTCCCTGCGTCAGCGGCGCCGGCGACATCGCCATCGATCTGAAAAACCGCAACTTCTCGGTTCGCGGCAAGGTGTTCAACGAAGGCGAGACGGTCACCATCGACGGCTCGACCGGCGAGGTCCTGGCCGGTTCGGTCAAGATGATCGAGCCCGAGCTGACCGGCGATTTCGCCGCCCTGATGGTCTGGGCCGACGAGGTCCGCCGCCTGAAGGTCCGCGCCAACGCCGAAACCCCGCTCGATGCGAAAACCGCCCGGCAGTTCGGCGCCGAGGGCATCGGCCTCTGCCGCACCGAACACATGTTCTTCGACGAGCACCGCATCGCTGCCGTCCGCGAGATGATCCTGGCCGATGACGAGGCCGGCCGCCGCGCGGCGCTCGCCAGGATCGCCCCCTTCCAGAAGGCCGACTTCGTCGAGCTCTTCACCATCATGGAAGGCCTGCCGGTCACCATCCGCCTGCTCGACCCGCCGCTGCACGAGTTCCTGCCCCACTCGGAGGAAGACCTCGCCGCCGTCGCCGAATCCACCGGCCTCGACCCTGCCAAGCTGATGCGCCGGGCCCGCGAGCTGCATGAGAGCAACCCCATGCTCGGGCATCGCGGCTGCCGCCTGGGGATCAGCTTCCCCGAGATCTACGAGATGCAGGTCCGCGCCATCATCGAGGCCGCCTGCGAGATCGCCAAGTCGGGCAAGCCCGCGCCGGTGCCGGAAATCATGCACCCGCTGGTCGGCAAGGGCACGGAGATGAAGTTCCTCAAGGACCTCACCGACCGCACGGCGAAGGCCGTCATCGCCGAACAGGGCGTGGCGCTGGAATACCTGGTTGGCACCATGATCGAACTGCCGCGCGCCGCCATCCGCGCCGGCGACCTGGCCGAAAACGCCGAGTTCTTCAGCTTCGGCACCAACGACCTGACCCAGACGACCTTCGGCATCAGCCGTGACGACGCCGGCAAGTTCCTCAACGACTACATCGAAAAGGGCATCTTCGAAAAAGACCCCTTCGTGTCGCTGGACCAGGAAGGCGTCGGCGACCTGATCCGCATCGCCGCCGAACGCGGCCGCGCCGCTCGCCCGGGCATCAAGCTCGGCATCTGCGGCGAACACGGCGGCGACCCGGCGTCCATCGCCTTCTGCGAAGAGGTCGGGCTGGACTATGTGTCCTGCTCACCCTTCCGCGTGCCCATCGCCCGCCTCGCGGCGGCCCAGGCGGCGTTGGCGAAGAAGTAG
- a CDS encoding lysine-2,3-aminomutase-like protein codes for MARVTRTLRTLDDLADAGLIAPERLPTLAAVAARYAVAVTPGMAELIDPAEPADPIAAQFLPREDELTTDPLERADPIGDEAHSPVHGLVHRYPDRVLLKLTHTCAVYCRFCFRREMVGPEGHGNMSPAQMDEAMAYIAARPDIWEVIVTGGDPLVLSPRRLRETMDRLSAIPHVKIVRFHTRIPVVDPAAVTDELVAALRAPGKTTWVALHANHPREMTPAARAACARLVDGGVAMVSQTVLLKGVNDDPETLGALMRSFVETRIKPYYLHQMDLAPGTGHLRTSVAEGQAVMRALRGAFSGLCQPTYILDIPDGHGKVPIGPGYLDKGVVEDPSGRTRAYPPKD; via the coding sequence ATGGCGCGCGTGACCCGCACCCTCCGCACCCTGGATGACCTGGCCGACGCCGGCCTGATCGCGCCTGAGCGGCTGCCTACCCTGGCGGCGGTGGCGGCGCGGTATGCGGTGGCGGTGACGCCGGGGATGGCCGAGCTGATCGATCCGGCCGAACCAGCCGATCCGATCGCCGCCCAGTTCCTGCCGCGCGAGGACGAACTGACGACGGACCCGCTGGAGCGGGCCGACCCCATCGGGGACGAGGCGCATTCGCCGGTGCATGGCCTGGTGCATCGCTATCCCGACCGGGTGCTGCTGAAGCTGACCCATACCTGCGCCGTCTACTGCCGGTTCTGCTTCCGGCGCGAGATGGTCGGGCCGGAGGGGCATGGCAACATGAGCCCCGCCCAGATGGATGAGGCGATGGCCTATATCGCCGCGCGGCCGGACATCTGGGAGGTCATCGTCACCGGCGGTGATCCGCTGGTGCTGTCGCCGCGCCGGCTGCGCGAGACGATGGACCGATTGAGCGCCATTCCGCATGTGAAGATCGTCCGTTTCCACACCCGTATTCCCGTCGTCGATCCGGCGGCGGTGACCGATGAGCTGGTCGCCGCCCTGCGCGCGCCGGGAAAGACGACGTGGGTCGCCCTGCACGCCAACCATCCCCGCGAGATGACGCCGGCGGCACGGGCCGCCTGCGCCCGGCTGGTGGATGGCGGCGTCGCCATGGTCAGCCAGACGGTGCTGCTCAAGGGCGTCAACGACGATCCCGAGACCCTGGGCGCCCTGATGCGGTCCTTCGTCGAGACGCGGATCAAGCCCTATTACCTGCACCAGATGGACCTGGCCCCCGGCACCGGCCACCTGCGCACCAGCGTCGCGGAGGGCCAGGCTGTGATGCGGGCCCTGCGCGGGGCTTTCAGCGGGCTGTGCCAGCCGACCTACATCCTCGACATCCCCGACGGGCACGGCAAGGTGCCCATCGGGCCGGGGTATCTCGACAAGGGCGTTGTCGAGGACCCTAGCGGGCGGACGCGGGCTTATCCGCCGAAGGATTAG
- a CDS encoding M48 family metallopeptidase, with protein MATFDPAAETARYLAALPPEGHAKAVAYTQGGHWLLLWGTLVSLAIVFILLKSGVLARLRTRIEGRRRRPWLTAFLVVLVAQAISAVLTLPWDIYANWWREKSYGLTSQPLTGWLTEWAISAGMGLVVGSVLLMLFYALLRAAPKTWWIWGAGLSAAVGALLILASPILIEPIFNDYKPAPPGPVRDTVVEMAVANGISPDRIFVYDGSKQSNRYTANVSGLFGSARVAMSDTMFKAGADIAEVRGVVGHEMGHYARYHILIQLGLMIPLLILAFFLVDRLFPLATRLLGATDVRGISDPAGYPVFTAILVVLGLLGTPIMNTMIRTAEVDADNYSLRIAREPDGLAKALVKTIEYRAANPGKLEEILFYDHPSVSWRVRNAMDWKAANPSADKPASAR; from the coding sequence ATGGCCACATTCGATCCAGCCGCCGAGACGGCGCGCTACCTTGCCGCCCTGCCGCCGGAGGGCCACGCCAAGGCGGTCGCCTACACGCAGGGCGGCCACTGGCTGCTCCTCTGGGGGACGCTGGTCTCCCTGGCCATCGTGTTCATCCTGCTGAAGTCCGGCGTCCTCGCCCGCCTGCGGACCCGCATCGAGGGCCGCCGCCGCCGTCCCTGGCTCACCGCCTTCCTCGTCGTCCTCGTCGCCCAGGCGATCAGCGCCGTCCTGACCCTGCCCTGGGACATCTACGCCAACTGGTGGCGCGAAAAATCCTACGGCCTGACCAGCCAGCCGCTCACCGGCTGGCTGACCGAATGGGCCATCTCGGCCGGCATGGGCCTGGTCGTCGGCTCGGTCCTGCTGATGCTGTTCTACGCCCTGCTGCGCGCCGCCCCGAAGACCTGGTGGATCTGGGGCGCCGGCCTGTCGGCGGCGGTCGGGGCCCTGCTGATCCTGGCCTCGCCCATCCTCATCGAGCCGATCTTCAACGACTACAAGCCGGCCCCGCCCGGACCGGTGCGCGACACCGTCGTCGAGATGGCCGTCGCCAACGGCATCTCGCCCGACCGCATCTTCGTCTATGACGGCTCCAAGCAATCCAACCGCTACACCGCCAACGTCTCCGGCCTGTTCGGCTCGGCCCGGGTGGCGATGAGCGACACCATGTTCAAGGCCGGCGCCGACATCGCCGAGGTGCGCGGCGTCGTCGGCCATGAGATGGGCCACTACGCCCGCTATCACATCCTCATCCAGCTGGGCCTGATGATCCCGCTGCTGATCCTGGCCTTCTTCCTGGTCGACCGGCTGTTCCCGCTGGCCACCCGCCTGCTCGGCGCCACCGATGTGCGCGGCATCAGCGACCCCGCCGGCTATCCGGTGTTCACCGCCATCCTGGTGGTGCTGGGCCTGCTCGGCACGCCGATCATGAACACCATGATCCGCACCGCCGAGGTCGACGCCGACAACTACAGCCTGCGGATCGCCCGCGAGCCCGACGGCCTGGCCAAGGCCCTGGTCAAGACCATCGAATACCGCGCCGCCAACCCCGGCAAGCTGGAGGAGATTCTGTTCTACGACCATCCCTCGGTCAGCTGGCGGGTGCGCAACGCCATGGACTGGAAGGCGGCTAATCCTTCGGCGGATAAGCCCGCGTCCGCCCGCTAG